A genomic window from Pyxicephalus adspersus chromosome 2, UCB_Pads_2.0, whole genome shotgun sequence includes:
- the LOC140324950 gene encoding nodal homolog 2-A-like — MTWLNSILYLTALSMVQGLPPFLQGNQSTIPLQLSNHGLRTSRRPGQAYSHNMKSSPFMMEFYQTLLMGNGTGLSNLEQSVLQDSDTVLSLTAKRCTKMDNHRSLYFDMSSLSSNNEIQLAELRIHLLPSEETQDMTLQIYHSKEDSGRLLLGSVHTDSLIPLGGFWKVLNLTKILNTYLHTSRSFNDEDFMKEKSSPQRDHENSCTDISTDRVVLMVFTKDRPSTNINGHLNFIQTVKSSKYVMSPKLTSEQGISRHKKTRNLQLHIRKNKYPTNSIENGKSLCLRVNMMINVDKFEWGDAVIFPKIFNAYRCEGACPIPLSESFNPTPHAFIMSLAKLYNTKHVGCLSCAPVKMRRFAMLVHEGDKVVMKYHNDMIVEECGCQ; from the exons ATGACCTGGCTGAATTCCATTCTTTACCTTACAGCCCTTTCCATGGTTCAAGGATTGCCTCCTTTTCTGCAAGGAAACCAAAGTACAATTCCACTTCAACTATCCAACCATGGATTAAGAACCTCAAGAAGACCTGGACAAGCATACTCTCATAACATGAAGTCCTCTCCTTTCATGATGGAGTTCTATCAGACCCTTCTTATGGGGAATGGCACAGGACTGTCCAACCTGGAACAATCTGTCCTACAAGATTCAGACACCGTCCTTAGTCTTACTGCCAAAA GATGCACCAAGATGGACAATCATCGATCACTATACTTTGACATGTCCTCCCTCTCGAGCAATAATGAAATTCAATTGGCAGAGTTAAGAATTCACCTTCTTCCTTCAGAGGAAACACAAGATATGACACTGCAGATCTACCACAGCAAAGAAGATTCCGGGAGGCTGCTTCTGGGATCCGTCCACACAGATTCCTTAATACCATTGGGTGGCTTCTGGAAAGTCCTAAACCTCACCAAAATTTTGAATACTTATCTCCACACGAGTCGCAGTTTTAATGATGAAGACTTCATGAAAGAGAAAAGCTCACCCCAGAGGGATCATGAGAACAGCTGCACAGATATATCTACTGATAGAGTTGTACTGATGGTGTTCACTAAAGATCGTCCTTCTACTAACATCAATGGACATCTTAACTTCATCCAAACAGTAAAGTCATCTAAATATGTGATGTCACCAAAATTAACAAGTGAACAAGGTATTAGTAGACACAAGAAGACCAGAAATTTACAACTGCACATCCGTAAGAACAAATACCCTACCAACTCAATTGAAAACGGAAAATCCCTGTGCCTAAGAGTTAATATGATGATAAATGTTGACAAGTTCGAATGGGGTGACGCAGTCATCTTTCCCAAGATATTTAATGCCTACAGATGTGAAGGAGCCTGTCCCATTCCCTTGAGTGAGTCCTTCAACCCCACCCCCCATGCCTTTATTATG agttTGGCGAAGCTATACAATACAAAGCATGTTGGATGTCTTTCCTGTGCCCCGGTGAAGATGAGGCGCTTTGCAATGCTTGTGCATGAAGGTGATAAGGTAGTGATGAAATACCACAATGATATGATTGTAGAAGAATGTGGATGCCAATAA
- the LOC140324949 gene encoding nodal homolog 2-A-like, with protein sequence MMEFYKTIFMGNGTGLSNLEQSILQDSDTVLSLTAKRCTKKDNHRSLYFDMSSLSNKNELQLAELRIYLPSSVETQDMTLQIYHSKEHSKSQLLGTLNMDSFITLNGFWKVLNLTGILNTYLQLNQSSNYEDFMAEESSPQRDHENNCTDISTDRVVMMVFTKDSPSPNIIQTVEASKYVMTPNVTYEQGMKRQRMKRFAKRYNFTERNIEHKPSLCRKVDMIVDFDTLGLGDIVISPKRFNAYRCEGACPIPLNDMFKPSNHAYIKSLVKLTNPEKVDCSSCAPVKFRPMSMLLYEGGKVLLRHQEDMIVEECGCH encoded by the exons ATGATGGAGTTCTATAAGACCATCTTTATGGGGAATGGCACAGGACTGTCCAACCTGGAACAATCAATCCTTCAGGATTCAGACACTGTCCTTAGCCTCACTGCTAAAA GATGCACAAAAAAGGACAATCACCGATCACTTTACTTTGACATGTCCTCTCTCTCGAACAAAAATGAGCTTCAACTGGCAGAGTTAAGGATTTACCTTCCTTCTTCTGTGGAAACACAAGATATGACACTGCAGATCTACCAcagcaaagaacattcaaaaAGCCAGCTTCTGGGAACCTTGAACATGGATTCTTTCATAACACTGAATGGCTTCTGGAAAGTCCTGAACCTCACTGGAATTTTGAATACTTATCTCCAACTGAATCAGAGTTCCAATTATGAGGACTTCATGGCAGAGGAAAGCTCACCTCAGAGGGATCACGAGAACAACTGCACAGATATATCTACTGATAGAGTTGTAATGATGGTGTTCACCAAGGATAGTCCTTCTCCTAACATCATTCAAACAGTAGAGGCCTCTAAATATGTGATGACACCAAATGTAACATATGAACAAGGTATGAAAAGACAAAGAATGAAGAGATTTGCAAAACGATACAACTTCACAGAAAGAAACATAGAACACAAACCATCGCTGTGCCGAAAGGTTGATATGATCGTAGATTTCGATACGTTAGGACTGGGGGACATAGTCATCTCTCCCAAGAGATTTAATGCCTACAGATGTGAAGGAGCCTGTCCTATTCCTTTAAATGACATGTTCAAACCAAGCAACCACGCCTACATTAAG agttTGGTAAAGCTGACCAATCCGGAGAAAGTTGATTGTTCCTCCTGTGCCCCAGTGAAGTTCAGACCCATGTCCATGCTATTGTACGAAGGTGGAAAAGTGTTGCTGAGACACCAGGAAGATATGATTGTAGAGGAATGCGGATGCCATTGA
- the LOC140323053 gene encoding uncharacterized protein, producing MYYEDEPNSESENDKLNTAMSDDDDSSEDVVIIDIKGEPCMMSSSSTEADYISAGKDICIRQNHPELPRAKLVDSCNNVFNAIDSETGKLMTMTTYLCIDCGKSFPDKAQFVKHQKMHSVKKPHICTVCGKVFSYNSHLLIHQRIHGGERPFACSYCEKCFNDRPSLVKHERIHTGEKPFSCTVCGRSFTDNSNLLKHHSTHTWEKSFTCLECGKSFTSRTNMEKHQSVHCGEKSFQCGECGKRFTENSALVFHLRSHTSEDCGKAPSCNSHLNVHQKYHTSEQYDKSFADITTLDLHHSVNSEEKPFVCLMCGNRYTKKAALVKHQRTHKDFVINEKGEPCMTSISSAEVDRMPETKNVCKTQDHSEVPCPRLMDNCYSIFNAIDPETGKVMEMTTYLCIECGKSFTDRARFVKHQKTHSVGKPHICTVCGKAFSYNSHLVIHQRIHAGERPFACSYCEKCFTDRPSLVKHERIHTGEKPFSCTVCGKSFTDRSNLVKHHRIHTREKSFNCLECGKSFTDRSNLVKHQRIHSGEKSFQCGECGKRFTENSTLVVHRRSHTGEKPYACKECGKTYSCNSHLIVHQRTHTGERPFVCQECGKSFTDSSTLVIHQRVHTGEKPFVCLTCGNRYTKKSAMVKHQRTHTGEKPFNCVQCGKNFIDSSSLVKHQRTHTGEKPFTCVQCGRNFAARSTLVKHQRTHTGEKPYTCSVCGKCFSCNSHLVVHQRFHSGEKPFPCTECGKSFTDSSTLVKHQRIHTGERPYVCNYCGKNFIDNSTLIKHQRIHTGERPYSCKVCGKCFTDSSTLVKHQRIHTGEKPYTCNECGKSFTDCSTLIKHQRIHRRGEQLADVIAVTVDSGQPGSNIENEIEVKA from the exons ATGTATTATGAAGATGAACCAAATTCAGAATCTGAAAATGACAAACTGAACACTGCCATGTCCGATGATGATGATTCatctgaag ATGTAGTGATCATAGATATAAAGGGAGAACCTTGTATGATGTCCAGTTCATCTACAGAAGCAGACTATATATCAGCGGGAAAGGATATCTGCATCAGACAAAACCACCCTGAGTTGCCTCGTGCCAAACTGGTGGACAGCTGCAACAACGTCTTCAATGCCATCGACTCTGAAACGGGTAAATTGATGACGATGACAACCTATTTGTGTATTGACTGTGGAAAGAGCTTCCCAGACAAAGCTCAGTTCGTAAAGCACCAAAAGATGCACTCAGTAAAGAAGCCTCATATTTGTACTGTGTGTGGTAAGGTTTTCTCATATAATTCACACCTGCTCATACATCAGAGAATCCACGGCGGTGAGAGACCATTTGCCTGTTCTTATTGCGAAAAGTGTTTCAATGATCGCCCTTCCCTTGTGAAACATGAGAGAATTCACACCGGAGAAAAGCCTTTTTCCTGTACAGTTTGTGGAAGAAGCTTCACAGACAATTCAAATCTGTTAAAACACCACAGTACCCACACTTGGGAGAAGTCCTTCACCTGTTTGGAGTGTGGAAAGAGCTTCACGAGCCGAACCAATATGGAGAAACACCAGAGTGTTCATTGCGGGGAGAAGTCCTTCCAATGTGGTGAATGTGGGAAGAGGTTCACAGAGAACTCCGCACTGGTTTTCCATCTGCGGAGCCACACTAGTGAGGATTGTGGTAAAGCACCTTCTTGCAACTCGCACCTAAATGTGCACCAGAAATATCACACCAGTGAACAGTATGACAAAAGCTTTGCTGACATCACCACCTTGGATTTACATCATTCAGTTAACTCTGAGGAGAAACCATTTGTGTGCCTAATGTGTGGAAACCGCTACACCAAGAAAGCTGCTTTAGTGAAGCATCAAAGGACCCACAAAG ATTTTGTGATTAATGAAAAGGGGGAGCCATGTATGACTTCAATTTCATCAGCAGAAGTGGACAGGATGCCAGAGACAAAGAATGTCTGCAAGACACAAGACCACTCAGAGGTACCTTGCCCTAGGCTGATGGACAACTGCTACAGCATATTCAATGCTATTGACCCTGAAACTGGTAAAGTGATGGAGATGACCACCTATTTGTGCATAGAATGCGGAAAAAGCTTCACAGACCGAGCTCGGTTTGTGAAGCACCAGAAGACGCACTCAGTAGGGAAGCCTCATATTTGTACTGTGTGCGGTAAAGCATTTTCATACAACTCTCACCTGGTCATACACCAGAGAATCCATGCTGGGGAGAGACCTTTTGCTTGTTCTTATTGTGAAAAGTGTTTCACTGATCGCCCATCTCTTGTGAAACATGAGCGAATTCACACTGGAGAAAAGCCATTTTCTTGTACGGTCTGTGGAAAAAGCTTCACTGACCGGTCAAATCTTGTGAAGCACCACCGTATCCACACCCGGGAGAAGTCTTTCAACTGCCTAGAGTGTGGGAAGAGCTTCACAGACAGGTCGAATCTGGTGAAACATCAGAGGATTCATAGTGGGGAGAAGTCATTCCAATGTGGTGAATGTGGGAAAAGGTTTACAGAAAACTCTACTCTGGTTGTTCATAGGCGCAGCCACACTGGTGAGAAACCTTATGCCTGCAAGGAGTGCGGTAAAACCTATTCCTGCAACTCACATCTTATCGTGCACCAGAGAACTCATACTGGTGAGAGGCCCTTTGTGTGTCAAGAGTGCGGCAAAAGCTTTACAGACAGTTCCACCCTGGTTATACACCAACGGGTTCACACTGGGGAGAAACCTTTTGTGTGCCTAACGTGTGGGAACCGCTACACCAAGAAGTCAGCTATGGTGAAGCATCAGAGAACCCACACAGGTGAAAAACCGTTTAACTGTGTTCAGTGTGGCAAGAACTTTATTGACAGCTCCTCTCTGGTCAAGCACCAGCGCACTCACACTGGTGAAAAGCCATTCACCTGCGTCCAGTGTGGGAGAAATTTTGCCGCTCGCTCCACCCTGGTGAAACATCAGAGAACCCATACTGGAGAGAAGCCATACACATGTTCCGTGTGTGGAAAGTGCTTCTCCTGTAACTCACATCTGGTGGTTCATCAGCGCTTCCACAGCGGGGAGAAGCCATTCCCGTGTACTGAATGCGGCAAAAGTTTCACCGACAGCTCTACATTGGTGAAGCATCAGCGAATACATACCGGGGAACGGCCCTACGTTTGCAACTATTGCGGCAAGAACTTCATAGATAATTCCACCCTGATCAAACACCAAAGAATCCACACAGGAGAGAGGCCGTACTCCTGCAAAGTGTGTGGAAAGTGCTTCACTGACAGCTCCACCCTTGTGAAACACCAAAGAATCCACACGGGGGAAAAACCCTATACATGTAACGAGTGTGGGAAGAGCTTCACTGACTGTTCAACTCTTATTAAACATCAAAGAATTCACCGGAGAGGGGAACAGTTGGCTGATGTGATAGCTGTTACAGTAGACTCTGGCCAACCAGGGTCTAATATAGAGAATGAAATAGAAGTGAAAGCATAG